The following proteins are co-located in the Oceanimonas sp. GK1 genome:
- a CDS encoding DOPA 4,5-dioxygenase family protein: protein MPHPKRPINIHNAYHAHIYFDANTLAFATALCQRIADEFSLEVGRIHQKPVGPHTLWSCQVKFTHDDFDRFIPWLDQHRGELSVLVHADTGDDLADHTTHAYWLGDAVALDLRQFR from the coding sequence ATGCCCCATCCCAAACGCCCAATCAATATCCACAACGCCTACCATGCCCACATTTATTTCGATGCCAACACCCTAGCCTTTGCCACTGCACTGTGCCAGCGCATTGCCGATGAGTTTTCACTGGAAGTGGGGCGCATTCATCAAAAGCCGGTAGGGCCGCATACCCTGTGGAGCTGTCAGGTGAAGTTCACTCATGACGACTTTGACCGCTTTATTCCCTGGCTGGATCAACATCGTGGCGAGCTGAGTGTGCTGGTGCATGCCGATACCGGCGATGATCTGGCCGACCATACCACCCATGCCTACTGGCTGGGTGATGCGGTAGCGCTGGATTTACGCCAATTCAGGTAG
- a CDS encoding Fic family protein encodes MTFVGYAHLIRSLPIHAMEPVTTAEVRTVTRKEVIGTTLAIPARLAPEPDDILGHVLFALKNEGVNLQVLSQVLPLVPEPELAAAVAASPNSQYLRKACYLWEHYTGQTISSAQENSRQNYVPLFDPGQYITAKAGTRNARWRITFNGFGSLNYCISVRKNPELEALLAKNLLRQVSEFTESLPKDILNRTLAWAYLHETRDSYAIEKELPSEDKATRFVNLLKQAHTPRELDEDYLVELQNAVISNVFALAASFRIEQNYLSNGLRGALGVTYLPPDPQLGRELMEELMTLANHPPEGTDPLVLASLVSFAFVFIHPFMDGNGRLSRFLFHQVLCQQGALQNGLVLPVSIVLRQNEGEYLSVLQEFSEKARRFWDVTFVDEAQYLFDFKGHEAIYRFWDGTRCVEFMARAAEQAIEQHLKDETIFLHRYDQIYRLIDREFDVMNSDLSRLVMFCLDQHGRISSNRRKQYQYRVPEEVFDALERAYRQVVAEDAPPE; translated from the coding sequence TTGACCTTTGTTGGTTACGCCCACCTTATTCGCTCCTTACCCATTCATGCCATGGAGCCGGTCACAACGGCAGAGGTGCGCACGGTCACGCGCAAAGAGGTGATAGGCACCACTCTGGCCATTCCTGCCAGGCTGGCACCGGAGCCTGATGATATTCTCGGTCACGTACTGTTTGCGCTCAAAAACGAGGGCGTTAACCTTCAGGTGTTGTCCCAGGTATTACCCCTTGTTCCCGAGCCCGAACTGGCTGCCGCCGTTGCCGCCTCACCCAATAGTCAGTATCTGCGCAAGGCCTGTTACCTGTGGGAGCACTACACCGGGCAGACGATCTCATCGGCTCAGGAAAACAGCAGACAGAACTATGTACCGCTGTTTGATCCCGGCCAGTACATTACCGCCAAGGCGGGTACTCGCAATGCCCGCTGGCGGATCACCTTCAACGGCTTTGGCAGTCTGAATTACTGCATCAGTGTGCGAAAAAACCCCGAGCTGGAAGCTTTGCTGGCCAAAAACCTGTTGCGCCAGGTCAGTGAATTTACCGAGTCGCTGCCCAAAGACATTCTCAACCGCACCCTGGCCTGGGCCTACCTGCACGAAACCCGGGACTCCTACGCCATTGAGAAAGAGCTGCCTTCCGAAGACAAGGCCACCCGCTTTGTTAATCTGCTTAAACAGGCCCACACCCCCCGGGAGCTGGACGAGGATTATCTGGTAGAGCTGCAAAATGCGGTGATCAGTAATGTGTTTGCCCTGGCGGCGTCGTTCCGCATTGAGCAAAACTACCTGAGCAATGGCCTGCGCGGTGCCTTGGGGGTGACCTATCTGCCGCCGGATCCACAGCTTGGCAGGGAGCTGATGGAAGAGCTGATGACCCTGGCCAACCATCCGCCTGAGGGAACCGATCCGCTGGTGCTGGCCAGCCTGGTGTCGTTTGCCTTTGTGTTTATTCATCCCTTTATGGATGGCAACGGACGCTTGTCCCGCTTTTTGTTTCATCAGGTACTGTGCCAGCAAGGGGCGTTGCAAAATGGCCTGGTGCTGCCGGTCTCCATTGTGCTTCGCCAGAACGAAGGGGAATACCTGTCTGTGTTACAGGAGTTCTCGGAAAAAGCCCGCCGTTTCTGGGATGTGACCTTTGTGGACGAGGCCCAGTATCTGTTTGACTTCAAGGGCCACGAGGCGATTTACCGCTTCTGGGATGGCACCCGCTGCGTGGAGTTTATGGCCAGGGCCGCCGAGCAGGCTATTGAGCAGCACTTGAAAGATGAAACCATTTTTCTGCACCGGTACGATCAAATCTACCGTCTGATAGACAGAGAGTTTGACGTAATGAACAGTGATCTCTCCCGGCTGGTGATGTTTTGCCTGGATCAGCATGGCCGCATATCAAGCAACCGGCGCAAACAATATCAGTACCGGGTGCCGGAAGAAGTATTTGATGCTCTGGAGCGGGCCTACCGTCAGGTGGTGGCCGAAGACGCACCGCCGGAGTGA
- a CDS encoding DUF4112 domain-containing protein, with amino-acid sequence MPTRNSSHSQEIRAKLNRLAWLLDSAIRLPGGFRIGLDGIIGLVPGVGDLAGAALSSYILLQAARMKLPVTLLARMGFNILLEVLIGSIPILGDLFDFAFKANRRNMRLMEKYFERVGQ; translated from the coding sequence ATGCCCACCCGTAACTCAAGCCACAGTCAGGAAATCCGCGCCAAACTAAACCGCCTGGCCTGGCTGCTGGACAGCGCCATACGTCTGCCCGGTGGCTTTCGCATTGGCCTGGATGGCATTATCGGACTGGTGCCCGGGGTAGGGGATCTGGCCGGCGCTGCACTCTCAAGCTACATACTGCTGCAGGCCGCCCGTATGAAGCTGCCGGTCACCCTGCTGGCGCGCATGGGGTTCAATATTTTGCTGGAAGTGCTGATCGGCAGCATTCCCATACTGGGCGATCTGTTCGACTTTGCCTTCAAGGCCAACCGGCGCAATATGCGGCTGATGGAGAAGTATTTTGAGCGGGTGGGGCAATAG
- a CDS encoding IS630 family transposase → MPILPSLPRSERRRMHKIIQTTRDKQHARRVMAILLRYEGCTLKKIHQLTGAARSTLGRWLNWYHEGGLEALRSQRPGRPPSLPIRHIIRVLQVLIQFSPQDLGYQRSRWSTELFAIEVNRLLSLNMAASTLRRWLPREGIVWRRVVPTLRIRDPDYDVKVEQVKQALADCCQDNPVLYADEVDIDLNPKLGADWTRRGQQKKVVTPGINEKHYLAGALHATTGQVTYVAGYKKNSVLFISLLETLRRRYRRARNITLILDNYVIHKSRLVQSWLADNPKFILIFQPVYSPWINKIELLWHKLHETVTRNHQCHSMVSLLKRVRHFMDTVSPFPGSGYGIAKM, encoded by the coding sequence ATGCCGATCTTACCATCCCTGCCTCGCTCAGAGCGACGCCGAATGCACAAGATTATTCAGACCACGCGCGACAAGCAGCATGCCCGTCGAGTCATGGCCATTCTGCTGCGTTACGAAGGCTGCACGCTCAAGAAAATTCACCAGCTGACCGGTGCCGCCCGTTCAACACTGGGTCGTTGGCTCAACTGGTATCACGAAGGCGGACTTGAGGCGTTACGTTCGCAGCGACCGGGGCGACCACCTTCTTTGCCGATTCGACATATTATTCGAGTGCTTCAGGTGCTGATTCAGTTTTCACCGCAAGACCTGGGTTACCAGCGCAGCCGCTGGTCTACTGAGTTATTTGCCATCGAGGTCAATCGCTTGTTGAGCCTCAACATGGCAGCCTCCACGCTTCGCCGCTGGCTGCCGCGTGAAGGCATTGTCTGGCGTCGTGTTGTACCTACCTTGCGCATCAGGGACCCGGACTATGACGTCAAGGTTGAGCAAGTAAAACAGGCACTTGCCGACTGCTGCCAGGATAATCCTGTGCTTTACGCCGACGAGGTTGATATCGATCTTAACCCCAAGCTGGGAGCGGACTGGACGCGTCGAGGCCAGCAAAAGAAAGTCGTGACACCGGGTATCAATGAAAAGCACTACCTGGCCGGAGCCCTGCATGCGACAACGGGTCAGGTGACGTACGTTGCAGGCTATAAGAAGAACTCGGTCCTGTTCATTTCGCTGCTAGAAACGCTACGGCGGCGCTACCGACGAGCCCGGAACATCACGCTGATCCTGGATAACTACGTGATCCACAAGAGTCGGCTGGTTCAAAGCTGGCTGGCAGACAACCCCAAGTTCATCCTTATCTTCCAGCCGGTTTACTCACCCTGGATAAACAAGATAGAGCTGCTGTGGCACAAGCTGCATGAAACGGTGACCCGTAATCACCAGTGCCACAGCATGGTGTCACTACTGAAACGAGTCAGGCACTTTATGGACACGGTTTCACCCTTTCCCGGCAGTGGTTATGGAATCGCCAAAATGTAG
- a CDS encoding DUF4365 domain-containing protein — translation MRDLGLMGESAFTFWCAEAGLIPNGSQVDRTGWDFLVEFPFFTEVSPHNIHKAALECKVQVKATDHNKRKLSISLSNLRRLITAQLPSFFVFIEFDGKASAERVFVVHVDKELISKVLRRLHQLEQSETNNNFNKRTMTVHYNDTHLLKKANGENLKKCLLNYIGNDISEYIETKRSHLKSTGYEDGVGNFTFTTEGEEDLKTLIDISLGIKDQVSISKLKGFHTRFGIPSKLPFIDTKNGTLEMPDIQPTATGIIRFKINKLTTGLSFEAKLYNSALNAMIPDELKKLRVEGDFFDFQLNPFTKSASYSFSFEEDSKLEIHKFRNALRLLELLSSSGEKIFAEFIFDGLPKLDFHVGCSNNEFHFSNELIILDNAIK, via the coding sequence ATGAGAGATCTAGGATTAATGGGAGAAAGCGCATTTACTTTTTGGTGCGCCGAAGCGGGTTTAATACCGAATGGCTCGCAAGTAGATAGAACTGGCTGGGACTTCTTGGTCGAATTCCCATTCTTTACAGAAGTATCCCCTCATAACATTCATAAAGCAGCACTAGAGTGCAAAGTCCAAGTGAAAGCAACTGATCATAATAAACGAAAGCTATCTATAAGCCTATCAAACCTAAGAAGGTTAATTACTGCACAGTTACCGTCATTTTTTGTTTTCATTGAATTTGATGGAAAAGCCTCTGCTGAAAGAGTTTTTGTTGTACACGTAGACAAGGAACTGATATCAAAAGTATTAAGAAGACTTCATCAGCTAGAGCAAAGCGAAACAAATAATAATTTCAACAAGAGAACCATGACTGTTCATTATAATGACACTCACTTACTAAAAAAAGCAAATGGGGAGAATTTAAAGAAATGTCTATTAAATTACATCGGTAATGATATTAGTGAGTATATAGAAACAAAAAGATCTCATCTTAAGTCCACAGGATATGAAGATGGTGTCGGAAATTTTACTTTCACGACAGAAGGTGAAGAAGATTTGAAAACGCTAATTGATATATCTCTTGGGATAAAAGATCAAGTTAGCATTTCAAAGTTAAAAGGATTTCACACCCGCTTTGGAATACCAAGCAAACTTCCATTCATAGATACTAAAAATGGAACCTTAGAAATGCCAGACATACAGCCTACTGCAACTGGAATAATAAGGTTCAAAATAAACAAATTGACTACAGGCCTGTCATTTGAAGCAAAGCTATACAACTCAGCACTTAACGCAATGATTCCAGATGAACTAAAAAAACTAAGAGTTGAGGGGGATTTTTTTGATTTTCAATTAAACCCATTCACTAAATCCGCTAGTTATTCATTCTCATTTGAGGAAGACTCTAAATTAGAGATACATAAATTCAGAAATGCATTAAGGCTACTTGAGTTATTAAGTTCATCGGGCGAGAAAATATTTGCAGAATTTATTTTTGATGGATTGCCAAAATTAGATTTCCATGTGGGATGCTCAAACAATGAATTCCATTTCAGTAATGAGTTAATCATTCTGGATAATGCTATTAAATAG
- a CDS encoding DEAD/DEAH box helicase, protein MQFSSLDLAPELQRALADCGYSAMTPVQMQAIVPARRGKDLQVTAQTGTGKTAAFALPVLQRMVDNPKATVERRPRALILTPTRELAEQLADNISGYAKYLPLSVTALYGGVKMGGQANKLQAGTDLVIATPGRLMEHITLGNVALSDVEFVVLDEADRMLDMGFIADVLKLMQLTAPKRQTLLFSATTSPAVNELAHKVLHNHQQIRVTRVNSTADTVRHAVYPVEESRKIELFEQLLAEQNWFQVLVFTSTKEQADRLQAGLKKNKVEAAVCHGDKSQGNRRRAIADFKSAKLQVLIATEVAARGLDIQGLDHVVNFNLPYLPEDYVHRIGRTGRAGAPGKAISFVSREEEQTLARIEKLIGAPIKRINKPGYEVSNRDVLLKKISRKVLTGRSNKSTATIIELEGNADGHNKPKANRTDSGKKRSPSPVRLKKTTTEKAGPKKKKLRGKRAEQYSR, encoded by the coding sequence ATGCAATTTTCATCTCTGGATCTGGCCCCCGAGCTGCAACGCGCGCTGGCAGATTGTGGCTACAGTGCAATGACTCCGGTACAAATGCAGGCCATTGTGCCCGCCCGCCGCGGCAAGGATCTGCAGGTAACCGCGCAAACCGGCACCGGCAAAACCGCCGCCTTCGCCCTGCCCGTGCTGCAGCGCATGGTCGACAACCCCAAGGCCACGGTGGAGCGCCGCCCCCGCGCGCTGATCCTCACCCCCACCCGGGAGCTGGCCGAACAGCTGGCCGACAACATCAGCGGCTATGCCAAATACCTGCCCCTGAGCGTGACCGCCCTCTACGGCGGCGTGAAAATGGGCGGCCAGGCCAACAAGCTACAGGCGGGCACCGATCTGGTGATTGCCACTCCCGGCCGGCTGATGGAGCACATCACGCTGGGTAACGTGGCCCTGAGCGACGTGGAATTTGTGGTGCTGGACGAAGCCGACCGCATGCTCGACATGGGCTTTATTGCCGACGTGCTCAAGCTGATGCAGCTCACCGCGCCCAAGCGCCAGACCCTGCTGTTTTCCGCCACCACCTCGCCGGCGGTGAACGAGCTGGCCCACAAGGTGCTGCACAACCACCAGCAAATTCGCGTAACCCGGGTGAACAGCACCGCCGACACCGTGCGCCATGCGGTGTATCCGGTGGAAGAAAGCCGCAAGATTGAGCTGTTTGAACAGCTGCTGGCCGAGCAAAACTGGTTTCAGGTGCTGGTGTTCACCAGCACCAAGGAGCAGGCCGACCGCCTGCAGGCGGGGCTGAAAAAGAACAAGGTTGAAGCCGCCGTTTGCCACGGCGACAAGAGTCAGGGCAACCGCCGCCGGGCCATTGCCGACTTCAAGTCCGCCAAGCTGCAGGTGCTGATTGCCACCGAAGTGGCCGCCCGCGGCCTGGACATTCAGGGCCTGGACCATGTGGTGAACTTCAACCTGCCCTACCTGCCGGAAGACTATGTGCACCGCATTGGCCGCACCGGCCGCGCCGGCGCCCCGGGCAAGGCCATTTCCTTTGTAAGCCGGGAAGAAGAGCAGACCCTGGCGCGCATTGAGAAGCTGATTGGCGCCCCCATCAAGCGCATTAACAAACCGGGCTATGAAGTCTCCAACCGGGATGTGCTCTTGAAAAAGATCTCCCGCAAGGTGCTCACCGGCCGCTCCAACAAGAGCACGGCCACCATCATAGAGCTGGAAGGCAACGCGGACGGCCACAACAAGCCGAAAGCCAACCGCACCGACAGCGGCAAAAAGCGCAGCCCGAGCCCGGTGCGCCTGAAAAAGACCACCACCGAAAAAGCCGGCCCGAAGAAAAAGAAACTGCGCGGCAAACGCGCCGAGCAGTATTCGCGGTAA
- a CDS encoding ankyrin repeat domain-containing protein, with protein MLRSSLFVHLVWLGALLMSAIANAGEPEQELRAAAMEGDAARIMTLLEQGAGLESRDGDGRTALMLATRHNRVEAARVLIDAGADVNAKDRIHDSPYLYAGASGFNDILALTLAHGADLASTNRYGGTALIPAAERGHVDTVNMLIAAGVNVNHINRLHWTALMEAIVLGQGGPAHTRIVALLLDAGADPNIADADGITPLQHARQRGYTKMVSLLEQAGGR; from the coding sequence GTGTTGCGTTCATCCTTATTCGTTCACCTGGTGTGGTTGGGGGCCCTGCTGATGTCTGCAATAGCGAATGCCGGCGAGCCGGAGCAAGAGCTGCGGGCGGCGGCCATGGAAGGCGATGCTGCGCGCATTATGACCCTGCTGGAACAGGGCGCCGGGCTGGAAAGCCGGGACGGCGACGGCCGCACGGCGCTGATGCTGGCCACCCGCCATAACCGGGTGGAGGCGGCCCGGGTGCTGATTGACGCCGGCGCCGACGTCAACGCCAAAGATCGTATTCACGACAGCCCTTACCTCTATGCCGGTGCCAGCGGCTTTAACGACATTCTGGCGCTCACCCTGGCCCACGGCGCCGATCTCGCCAGTACCAACCGCTACGGCGGCACCGCGCTGATCCCCGCCGCCGAGCGCGGTCATGTGGACACCGTAAACATGCTGATTGCCGCCGGGGTAAACGTGAATCACATCAACCGGCTGCACTGGACCGCCCTTATGGAGGCCATCGTGCTGGGGCAGGGCGGGCCGGCGCACACGCGCATTGTGGCGCTGTTGCTGGACGCCGGGGCCGATCCGAACATTGCCGACGCCGACGGCATTACTCCGCTGCAACATGCCCGCCAGCGGGGCTACACCAAAATGGTGAGCCTGCTGGAGCAGGCCGGCGGCCGCTGA
- a CDS encoding cyanate transporter: MTAQSRSFAREQGAMLLLVVLVGLNLRPFITGPGPVMEMIRTGTGLSYVGMSLITLLPFLLMGVGAFVSPHLQAKWGTRRGLLTALALLMLGSALRLVVPNGVSLLVTALLCGMGVAFVQSVFPGIIKQHFPGRMAMVTGLYSAMIMGGGAIGAQLTPWLAGTEQHWQQALAWLALPVALAWLCARKVLVEQGGNRPEPGLASRLLARPRTWQLMLCFGFVNAGYSTMVTWLAPYYQQLGWSAASSAGLVSVMAVAQAVSAVGITLLARGQDRRPWLWLTLLLQLTGFAGLLLQPELAPWLWVAVCGMGLGGNFSMSLVTALDHLPEPRQAGVLTALMQGGGFLLAALGPLAVSLLLESTGTFAAGWTLHLGLVSVVLLTTLRFNPRRYGQAMATP, translated from the coding sequence ATGACCGCTCAATCCCGCTCTTTTGCCCGTGAGCAGGGCGCCATGCTGCTGCTGGTGGTGCTCGTTGGCCTGAACCTGCGCCCCTTTATTACCGGCCCGGGCCCGGTGATGGAGATGATCCGCACCGGCACCGGCCTCAGCTACGTGGGCATGTCGCTGATCACCCTGCTGCCGTTTTTGCTGATGGGAGTGGGGGCTTTTGTCTCACCGCACTTGCAGGCTAAATGGGGCACCCGCCGGGGCCTACTCACCGCCCTGGCGCTGCTGATGCTGGGCTCGGCATTGCGACTGGTGGTGCCTAATGGTGTTTCGCTGCTGGTCACCGCCCTGCTCTGCGGCATGGGCGTGGCCTTTGTGCAGTCGGTGTTTCCCGGCATCATCAAGCAGCACTTTCCGGGGCGCATGGCCATGGTCACCGGCCTCTATTCGGCGATGATCATGGGCGGCGGCGCCATCGGCGCCCAGCTGACGCCCTGGCTGGCGGGCACCGAGCAGCACTGGCAGCAGGCGCTGGCCTGGCTGGCGCTGCCGGTGGCATTGGCCTGGCTGTGCGCCCGCAAGGTACTGGTCGAGCAGGGCGGCAACCGGCCCGAGCCGGGGCTGGCGAGCCGGCTGCTGGCCCGGCCCCGCACCTGGCAGTTGATGCTGTGCTTTGGCTTTGTGAACGCCGGTTACTCCACCATGGTCACCTGGCTGGCGCCTTATTATCAGCAACTGGGCTGGAGTGCCGCCAGCAGCGCCGGCCTGGTGTCGGTCATGGCGGTGGCCCAGGCGGTGTCGGCGGTGGGCATTACCCTGCTGGCCCGGGGCCAGGACCGACGCCCCTGGCTGTGGCTCACCCTGCTGCTGCAACTCACCGGCTTTGCCGGCCTGCTGCTGCAGCCGGAGCTCGCCCCTTGGCTGTGGGTGGCGGTGTGCGGCATGGGGCTTGGGGGCAATTTTTCCATGTCGCTGGTGACGGCGCTGGATCACCTGCCCGAGCCCCGCCAGGCGGGGGTGCTCACCGCCCTCATGCAGGGGGGCGGCTTTTTGCTGGCGGCATTGGGGCCATTGGCGGTGTCGCTGCTGCTGGAAAGCACCGGCACTTTTGCCGCCGGCTGGACCCTGCACCTGGGGCTGGTGAGCGTGGTGCTGCTGACCACCCTGCGCTTTAACCCGCGCCGCTACGGCCAGGCCATGGCCACCCCCTGA
- the gcvA gene encoding transcriptional regulator GcvA: protein MKIKPLPPMNSLIVFEAAARHLSFTLAANELSVTQGAISRQIRQLEEYLGKDLFVRANRNISLTPTGMQYYQTIYRALLDVAQATGEIKKWQGEQQITVATTNAMAALWLLPKVAEFQQQHEEVDLRILASDQVTDFRRLDCDIALFYCRLPPAEMKVTRLFPEEVFPVCSPAYLERTKEWGTPEELFGRTLLYLDESQRDWVSWPEWFEQVGWPNITPRNRVNINNYPMLLQAAINGQGIALAWGSLVDEYLESGALVRPVDTVLRTPASFCMLEPLNRGVVPNSVKLFRTWLLEQLPGQVGEKGLHNGA, encoded by the coding sequence ATGAAGATCAAGCCACTGCCGCCCATGAACAGCCTTATCGTGTTCGAGGCGGCGGCCCGTCACCTCAGTTTTACTCTGGCTGCCAACGAACTTAGCGTGACCCAGGGCGCCATCAGCCGGCAAATTCGCCAGCTGGAGGAATACCTGGGCAAGGATCTGTTTGTGCGGGCCAACCGCAACATCTCCCTGACCCCCACCGGCATGCAGTATTACCAGACCATTTACCGTGCCCTGCTGGACGTGGCCCAGGCCACTGGCGAGATCAAAAAGTGGCAGGGAGAGCAGCAAATTACCGTGGCCACCACCAATGCCATGGCGGCACTGTGGCTGCTGCCCAAGGTGGCGGAATTTCAGCAACAGCATGAAGAGGTGGATCTGCGCATTCTCGCCTCCGATCAGGTCACGGACTTTCGCCGGCTGGATTGCGACATTGCGCTGTTTTACTGCCGGCTGCCGCCGGCGGAGATGAAGGTGACCAGGCTGTTCCCTGAAGAGGTGTTTCCGGTGTGCAGCCCCGCTTACCTGGAGCGCACCAAGGAGTGGGGCACGCCGGAAGAGCTGTTTGGCAGAACATTGCTGTATCTTGATGAATCCCAGCGCGACTGGGTGAGCTGGCCGGAGTGGTTTGAGCAGGTCGGCTGGCCCAATATCACGCCCCGCAACCGGGTGAACATCAACAATTACCCCATGTTGTTGCAGGCCGCCATTAACGGCCAGGGCATTGCCCTGGCCTGGGGATCCCTGGTGGATGAATACCTGGAAAGCGGCGCCCTGGTGCGGCCGGTGGATACGGTGCTGCGCACTCCGGCCAGCTTTTGCATGCTCGAACCCCTGAACCGGGGTGTGGTGCCCAACAGCGTTAAACTGTTCCGCACCTGGCTGCTGGAGCAGTTACCGGGACAGGTGGGCGAAAAAGGCCTGCATAACGGCGCCTGA